A genome region from Columba livia isolate bColLiv1 breed racing homer chromosome 2, bColLiv1.pat.W.v2, whole genome shotgun sequence includes the following:
- the LOC102095870 gene encoding RING finger protein 151 isoform X1 yields the protein MGYDIERFVGYVNEGLLCSICRDVLEDPLQAPCEHAFCTACIHGWLVHHSNCPEDRQMIDVSLLRPLYRYMKNDLNRLQLHCKNREYGCEMICSLESIDRHERECEYSQIRCSNAGCTVQIERRNLDGHLAVCEYRSRECPNGCGYTILSAEDTQHNCVAELRTELELLRSEMICRVEEAKHEMESRLDSQRRHMVQKESILQNEIEELKSQMSRMMSDVRSLMAAERQHRQELEQAELEKRELMELLKGLQKDCRLTTTEGSRKSANFRPLTRLESVKRKPREVTVI from the exons ATGGGTTATGATATTGAGCGTTTCGTTGGCTATGTCAATGAAGGCCTATTGTGCTCCATCTGCCGTGATGTGTTAGAAGATCCATTACAGGCTCCTTGTGAACACGCTTTCTGTACTGCTTGTATACATGGATGGCTGGTTCATCACAGCAACTGCCCTGAAGACAGACAAATGATTGATGTATCTTTGCTGCGACCTCTCTACAG GTATATGAAAAATGATTTAAACCGTCTTCAGCTACATTGCAAAAACAGAGAGTATGGCTGTGAAATGATTTGTTCTCTGGAGTCTATAGACAGGCATGAAAGGGAGTGTGAATACAGTCAGATACGTTGCTCCAATGCCG GTTGTACAGTTCAGATCGAACGACGTAACTTAGATGGTCACCTGGCAGTGTGCGAATATCGGAGCCGTGAATGCCCCAATGGTTGCGGTTACACCATTCTCAGCGCAGAAGACACGCAGCATAATTGTGTAGCAGAGCTGAGAACAGAGTTAGAACTACTTCG GTCAGAAATGATCTGCAGAGTGGAGGAGGCAAAACATGAGATGGAGTCAAGGTTAGATTCACAGAGAAGGCATATGGTCCAAAAAGAGAGTattctgcaaaatgaaattgAGGAACTAAAG AGTCAGATGTCACGAATGATGTCAGATGTGCGCTCTCTGATGGCTGCAGAGAGACAACATcgccaggagctggagcaggcagagctggaaaaacGGGAGTTAATGGAGCTGCTGAAGGGGCTGCAGAAGGACTGTCGATTAACTACTACAGAAGGAAGCAGGAAGTCAGCAAATTTCCGCCCTCTGACGCGACTAGAGAGCGTCAAACGAAAGCCTCGGGAAGTTACAGTTATCTAA
- the LOC102095870 gene encoding E3 ubiquitin-protein ligase NRDP1 isoform X2 — MGYDIERFVGYVNEGLLCSICRDVLEDPLQAPCEHAFCTACIHGWLVHHSNCPEDRQMIDVSLLRPLYRYMKNDLNRLQLHCKNREYGCEMICSLESIDRHERECEYSQIRCSNAGCTVQIERRNLDGHLAVCEYRSRECPNGCGYTILSAEDTQHNCVAELRTELELLRSEMICRVEEAKHEMESRLDSQRRHMVQKESILQNEIEELKNPSPCQFNFIPPLLEESLFPAVDSCLRFRVRCHE; from the exons ATGGGTTATGATATTGAGCGTTTCGTTGGCTATGTCAATGAAGGCCTATTGTGCTCCATCTGCCGTGATGTGTTAGAAGATCCATTACAGGCTCCTTGTGAACACGCTTTCTGTACTGCTTGTATACATGGATGGCTGGTTCATCACAGCAACTGCCCTGAAGACAGACAAATGATTGATGTATCTTTGCTGCGACCTCTCTACAG GTATATGAAAAATGATTTAAACCGTCTTCAGCTACATTGCAAAAACAGAGAGTATGGCTGTGAAATGATTTGTTCTCTGGAGTCTATAGACAGGCATGAAAGGGAGTGTGAATACAGTCAGATACGTTGCTCCAATGCCG GTTGTACAGTTCAGATCGAACGACGTAACTTAGATGGTCACCTGGCAGTGTGCGAATATCGGAGCCGTGAATGCCCCAATGGTTGCGGTTACACCATTCTCAGCGCAGAAGACACGCAGCATAATTGTGTAGCAGAGCTGAGAACAGAGTTAGAACTACTTCG GTCAGAAATGATCTGCAGAGTGGAGGAGGCAAAACATGAGATGGAGTCAAGGTTAGATTCACAGAGAAGGCATATGGTCCAAAAAGAGAGTattctgcaaaatgaaattgAGGAACTAAAG AATCCATCACCCTGCCAATTCAACTTCATACCACCACTATTAGAAGAGAGTTTGTTTCCTGCAGTAGATTCGTGTTTGCGTTTCAGAGTCAGATGTCACGAATGA